A region from the Alosa alosa isolate M-15738 ecotype Scorff River chromosome 7, AALO_Geno_1.1, whole genome shotgun sequence genome encodes:
- the syngr3b gene encoding synaptogyrin-3b isoform X2 encodes MDAKAGSFGAGRAGAAFDPVSFIREPRTILRVLSWVFSMVVFASIINEGYVNWGSERLHCIFNKNYDACNYGVSIAMVAFLASVVLLVLDVYFPQISSVRDRRRIVLLELAFSGLWTFLWFVGFCFMANQWSQTTADVLPLEQAADAARAAIAFSFFSILTWGYLCLLTLSRFKNIAFVEEQRLLPKPAPALALA; translated from the exons ATGGATGCTAAGGCGGGCTCGTTCGGCGCTGGCCGGGCTGGCGCGGCTTTCGACCCGGTATCCTTCATCCGCGAGCCACGGACCATCCTACGCGTGTTGTCTTGG GTGTTCTCCATGGTAGTGTTTGCGTCCATCATCAACGAGGGCTATGTTAACTGGGGGAGTGAGCGCCTGCACTGCATCTTCAACAAGAACTACGACGCCTGTAACTATGGCGTCTCCATAGCAATGGTTGCCTTCCTGGCCAGCGTGGTGTTGCTGGTGCTCGACGTCTACTTCCCCCAGATCAGCAGTGTACGCGACCGACGCAGGATAGTGCTGCTGGAGCTAGCCttctcag ggCTGTGGACGTTCCTGTGGTTTGTCGGCTTCTGTTTCATGGCCAATCAGTGGAGCCAAACGACAGCAGACGTACTTCCTCTGGAGCAGGCAGCTGATGCAGCACGAGCAGCCATCGCCTTCAGCTTCTTCTCAATACTCACCTGg GGGTATCTGTGTCTGCTCACGCTGAGCCGGTTTAAAAATATCGCTTTTGTGGAGGAACAGAGATTGCTGCCCAAACCAGCACCCGCCCTGGCTctggcctga
- the syngr3b gene encoding synaptogyrin-3b isoform X1, translated as MDAKAGSFGAGRAGAAFDPVSFIREPRTILRVLSWVFSMVVFASIINEGYVNWGSERLHCIFNKNYDACNYGVSIAMVAFLASVVLLVLDVYFPQISSVRDRRRIVLLELAFSGLWTFLWFVGFCFMANQWSQTTADVLPLEQAADAARAAIAFSFFSILTWAALTLLALQKFLQGTDLSLFSSPLQNGHAPKQPCSPSDVIGQTTVTINDYKTPPLVQTMEARPPDYQAPPPAF; from the exons ATGGATGCTAAGGCGGGCTCGTTCGGCGCTGGCCGGGCTGGCGCGGCTTTCGACCCGGTATCCTTCATCCGCGAGCCACGGACCATCCTACGCGTGTTGTCTTGG GTGTTCTCCATGGTAGTGTTTGCGTCCATCATCAACGAGGGCTATGTTAACTGGGGGAGTGAGCGCCTGCACTGCATCTTCAACAAGAACTACGACGCCTGTAACTATGGCGTCTCCATAGCAATGGTTGCCTTCCTGGCCAGCGTGGTGTTGCTGGTGCTCGACGTCTACTTCCCCCAGATCAGCAGTGTACGCGACCGACGCAGGATAGTGCTGCTGGAGCTAGCCttctcag ggCTGTGGACGTTCCTGTGGTTTGTCGGCTTCTGTTTCATGGCCAATCAGTGGAGCCAAACGACAGCAGACGTACTTCCTCTGGAGCAGGCAGCTGATGCAGCACGAGCAGCCATCGCCTTCAGCTTCTTCTCAATACTCACCTGg GCTGCCCTCACCTTATTGGCTCTTCAGAAGTTCCTGCAGGGAACCGACCTATCGCTGTTCAGCAGCCCGCTCCAGAATGGCCACGCCCCCAAGCAGCCCTGCTCTCCCTCCGACGTGATTGGCCAGACCACCGTCACCATCAATGACTATAAGACTCCACCATTGGTCCAGACCATGGAGGCACGCCCACCTGACTACCAAGCCCCACCCCCTGCCTTCTGA